From a single Acidimicrobiales bacterium genomic region:
- a CDS encoding DNA-3-methyladenine glycosylase I codes for MAVDRWLREGPDARLRCWWAVGDDPDRIDHLYLDYHDTEWGRPVTDDRRLFEKICLEGFQAGLAWITILRKRDRFREVFEHFDPAAVARFGESDVERLLGDAGIIRHRGKIEATISNAARALEAIDEFGSLAAHLWSFEPSDPTDFDAVGDSPIPSTTPASETLSRALKTRGWRFVGPTTVYAFMQAMGMVNDHLPGCAAREVCEAERAALRRPVADGSARG; via the coding sequence GTGGCGGTCGACAGGTGGCTACGTGAGGGGCCCGACGCCCGGCTTCGCTGCTGGTGGGCGGTGGGCGACGATCCGGACAGGATCGACCATCTGTACCTCGACTACCACGACACCGAATGGGGGCGGCCCGTCACCGACGACCGGCGTCTCTTCGAGAAGATCTGCCTCGAGGGATTTCAGGCGGGTCTCGCCTGGATCACGATCCTGCGCAAGCGGGACCGGTTCCGGGAGGTCTTCGAGCACTTCGACCCGGCGGCGGTGGCCCGCTTCGGCGAGTCCGACGTGGAACGACTCCTCGGCGACGCGGGAATCATCCGGCACCGCGGCAAGATCGAGGCGACCATTTCCAACGCGGCCCGAGCTCTCGAGGCGATCGACGAGTTCGGTTCGCTCGCCGCCCACCTGTGGTCCTTCGAGCCCTCGGATCCGACGGACTTCGACGCCGTCGGCGACTCTCCGATCCCGTCGACGACGCCGGCCTCAGAGACGTTGAGCAGGGCGCTGAAGACGCGCGGCTGGCGTTTCGTCGGGCCGACGACCGTCTACGCGTTCATGCAGGCGATGGGCATGGTGAACGACCACCTGCCGGGCTGTGCGGCACGTGAGGTCTGCGAGGCCGAACGAGCAGCGCTGCGGCGGCCGGTGGCTGACGGCTCCGCGCGAGGTTGA